The following nucleotide sequence is from Pseudomonas putida S13.1.2.
GCCCCTACGTGCACATCGGCCTGGCCCTGGAAGCGGCCGGCAACCCGACCCGCGATCAGGAAATCTGGAACCGCCTGGCCAAGCCAGACGCGCCAGGCGAGCACATTCTGCTGCTTGGCCAGGTGTATGACGGTAACGGCCACCTGGTGCGCGACTCGTTCCTTGAAGTGTGGCAGGCCGACGCCAATGGCGAGTACCAGGATGCCTACAACCTGGAAAACGCCTTCAACAGCTTTGGCCGCACCGCTACCACCTTCGATGCCGGTGAGTGGACCCTGCACACGGTCAAGCCGGGTGTGGTGAACAATGCGGCTGGCGTGCCGATGGCGCCGCACATCAACATCAGCCTGTTTGCCCGTGGTATCAACATCCACCTGCACACGCGCCTGTACTTCGATGACGAAGCCCAGGCCAATGCCAAGTGCCCGGTGCTCAACCTGATCGAGCAGCCACAGCGGCGTGAAACCTTGATTGCCAAGCGTTGCGAAGTGGACGGGAAGACGGCGTATCGCTTTGATATCCGTATTCAGGGGGAAGGGGAGACGGTGTTCTTCGACTTCTGATGGGAGGCTGGGGCCGCAAGGCGGCCCCGGGCTGTCAGCCGTTCACAGGCTTCAGGTCGAAAGCATCGGCCTGGTACTGGAACAGCAGGCAATCGGCCGCCGCAGTGCACCCGCTTTCATGCACCAGGTCGGCCGGCAGCTTGTAGTAGGACCCGGCTGAAAACTCGGTGCGCTTGCCATCGATTACCGCGTAGAAAGTACCCTTCAGCACCACGGTCGGCAGTGCCTGGCTGTGCTGGTGCAAACCATTGTCGGTCCCTTTGCTGAATTTCACATAGGCCGAGTAAGGCCCCTTGCCGAAAATGTCCCCCTCAACGTTGGCGTAGCTGACTGCGCCGTTGGTGTTGGGTACGTCCTGCCACTTCAATGCTGCGCTATCGGGTACTGACACGGTTTTTTCTGCTGCGTTGATGCCAACGGCCAGGGTGGCGAGCGCCACGCCCGCGATGATTGCCTGCAATGCCTTCATGGTGGTGTTCCTTCGTTGAGTGACAGTGCAACGAAGCCTAACTAAACCGTTCCTGCACAAATACGCCTATCGACGCGCATGACTTGTTCATGTTTTGCACAGATCAGGCCTGCCATCTCGGCTGCGCGTAGTAGGTTTGCGCATAGTCCAGCAACGCCCGCACCTTGGGTGCCAGGTAGCGGCTTTGGGGGTACACCGCATACAGGTTGCGTGGTGGTAATTTCCAGTCCTTGAGCACCGGCACCAGGCGCCCGTCCAGCAAGGCGTCATGCACGATGAAACGATCAAAGCTGGCAATGCCCAGCCCGCCAATGGCAGCAGCGCGCAGGGCCATCGGCGAGTTGGCGCTGAGGCGCCGGGGCATCAGGATGTTGCGCTGTTCACCCTCTGGGTTGGTCAGAAACAGACGCTGTGGGTGAGGCAGATTGCTGTAGCCGAGCAGGGGATGGACGGCCAACGTGTCGAGGGAAGTGGGCGTGCCGTGGCGTTGCAGATAGCGCGGCGCTGCCACCAGCAGCACCTCGCTGTGCGCCAGCAGGCGAGCAACCAGGCTGGAGTCAGGCAGATGATCGGTGATCCGCAGGCAGACATCGATTTCTTCTTCCAGCAGGTCGACGAAACGGTCGCTGCAATTGAGCTCTACCTGCAAATGCGGGTGGCGTTCGACAAAGTCCGGCAACCAGCGCGCCAATTCAAGCTCGCCAAATGCGGTCGCCACGCCCAGGCGCAGGTTGCCCGTGGGTTGTTGCTGATGCTCGGACAGTTCCAGGGTCATCGCTTGCATCTGTTCCAGAATCTGCACGCAGTGGCGATAGAACAGTGTTCCGGCTTCGGTCAGGTGCAGGCGACGGGTAGTGCGGGTAAGCAGTTGCGTGCCCAGCTGGCGTTCCAGCTGTTTCACCTGGCGTGATAGCACGGTATGGGACTGGCCTGTCAGGCTGGCGGCGGCACTGAAGCTGCCGAGGTCGACGACCCGGCGGAAGGTCTGCATGGCGTTCAGCTGGTCCATCGGCATAACTCTCCTGAAGCGCCCGGTGGGCCGTACAGGCCCCACCGGGTGGCAGTTCAGCGCCGGACCAGCAACACGCCGCTTTCCATGTGATGGGTGTACGGGAACTGGTCGAACAGCGCACAGCGTTCGATACGGTGGGTATCTTGCAGCTGGGCGATGTTCTGCGCCAGGGTTTCGGGGTTGCAGGAGATGTACAGAATCCGCTCGAAACGCCGGGTCAGTTCGCAGGTGTCCGGGTCCATGCCGGCCCGTGGTGGGTCGACAAACACCGTGCCGAACTCATAGCTTTTCAGGTCTATGCCTTCCAGGCGACGGAACGGCCGCACCTCATTCAGCGCCTGGGTCAGCTCTTCGGCCGACAAGCGTACCAGGCGCACGTTATCCACAGCGTTCTCGTCGAGGTTGCTCAGCGCGGCATTGACCGAGGTCTTGCTGATTTCGGTCGCCAGCACCTGGCGCACGCGGGTGGCCAGCGGCAGGGTGAAGTTGCCGTTGCCGCAGTACAGCTCCAGCAAATCGTCCTGGCGCTCGCCAATGGCCTCGAAGGCCCAGCTCAGCATCTTCTGGTTCACCGCGCCGTTGGGCTGGGTGAAGGCGCCTTCCGGCTGGCGATAGCTGAACACACGGCCAGCCACGTCGAGTTTTTCCACCGCGTAGTCGCGGCCGATCACCAGGCGCTTGCCCTTGGAGCGGCCGATCACGCTCACGCCCAGCGCTTCAGCCAATTGCCGCGCTTCTGCTTCCCAGGCCTCGTCCAGCGGACGGTGGTAGCACATGGTGATCATCGCATCGCCGGCCAGGGTGGTGAGGAACTCCACCTGGAACAGGCGGTTGCCCAGTTCCTCGCTGGCCTGCCAGGCCGCCTTCAGGCGGGGCATCAGTGCATTGATGCGCTGGCTGGCGATGGGGAAATCCTCGATCAGGATCGCCTTGTGCTTATCGCCCGGGGCAAACATGGCGTAGTGGCGCTGGCCGTCCTCGCGCCACAGGCGGAACTCGGCGCGCAGGCGGTAGTGCTCGCGCGGCGAGTCGAAAACAGCCGGTTCCGGCGCGCCGAATGGCGCCAGCAGCTCGCGTAGCCGGGCAACCTTGGCGTCCAGCTGGGTGGCGTAGGAGGAGGGGTCGAAAGCAGCACTCATGCGTTGAACCAGCCCAGCTTGATGACGAACAGGATGGAAAGGATCACCAGGGCTGGGTTCAGGTCGCGGTGGCGGCCGGAGATCAGCTTGACGGCGGTCCAGGAGATGAAGCCGAAGGCGATACCGTTGGCGATCGAGTAGGTCAGCGGCATGGCCAGGGCGGTCACCACCACCGGTGCAGCTTCGGTGACGTCGTCCCAGTTTATTTCTGCCAGGCCCGAGGCCATCAGCACGGCGACGAACAGCAGCGCCGGCGCGGTGGCGAACGCCGGCACGCTACCGGCCAGGGGGGCGAAGAACAGCGCCAGCAGGAACAGCACGGCAACCACGATGGCAGTCAGGCCGGTGCGGCCACCGGCGCTCACGCCCGCAGCGGACTCGATGTAGCTGGTGGTGGTCGAGGTGCCCAGCAGGGAACCGGCCATGGCGGCGGTGCTGTCGGCGATCAGGGCGCGGCCCATCTTCGGCATGTGGCCGTCCTTGCCCATCAGGCCGGCGCGCTTGGCCACGGCGATCAGGGTGC
It contains:
- the pcaG gene encoding protocatechuate 3,4-dioxygenase subunit alpha; its protein translation is MPIELLPETPSQTAGPYVHIGLALEAAGNPTRDQEIWNRLAKPDAPGEHILLLGQVYDGNGHLVRDSFLEVWQADANGEYQDAYNLENAFNSFGRTATTFDAGEWTLHTVKPGVVNNAAGVPMAPHINISLFARGINIHLHTRLYFDDEAQANAKCPVLNLIEQPQRRETLIAKRCEVDGKTAYRFDIRIQGEGETVFFDF
- the trmA gene encoding tRNA (uridine(54)-C5)-methyltransferase TrmA, yielding MSAAFDPSSYATQLDAKVARLRELLAPFGAPEPAVFDSPREHYRLRAEFRLWREDGQRHYAMFAPGDKHKAILIEDFPIASQRINALMPRLKAAWQASEELGNRLFQVEFLTTLAGDAMITMCYHRPLDEAWEAEARQLAEALGVSVIGRSKGKRLVIGRDYAVEKLDVAGRVFSYRQPEGAFTQPNGAVNQKMLSWAFEAIGERQDDLLELYCGNGNFTLPLATRVRQVLATEISKTSVNAALSNLDENAVDNVRLVRLSAEELTQALNEVRPFRRLEGIDLKSYEFGTVFVDPPRAGMDPDTCELTRRFERILYISCNPETLAQNIAQLQDTHRIERCALFDQFPYTHHMESGVLLVRR
- a CDS encoding LysR family transcriptional regulator, with the protein product MDQLNAMQTFRRVVDLGSFSAAASLTGQSHTVLSRQVKQLERQLGTQLLTRTTRRLHLTEAGTLFYRHCVQILEQMQAMTLELSEHQQQPTGNLRLGVATAFGELELARWLPDFVERHPHLQVELNCSDRFVDLLEEEIDVCLRITDHLPDSSLVARLLAHSEVLLVAAPRYLQRHGTPTSLDTLAVHPLLGYSNLPHPQRLFLTNPEGEQRNILMPRRLSANSPMALRAAAIGGLGIASFDRFIVHDALLDGRLVPVLKDWKLPPRNLYAVYPQSRYLAPKVRALLDYAQTYYAQPRWQA
- a CDS encoding cupin domain-containing protein, translating into MKALQAIIAGVALATLAVGINAAEKTVSVPDSAALKWQDVPNTNGAVSYANVEGDIFGKGPYSAYVKFSKGTDNGLHQHSQALPTVVLKGTFYAVIDGKRTEFSAGSYYKLPADLVHESGCTAAADCLLFQYQADAFDLKPVNG